The Sorangiineae bacterium MSr11367 genome window below encodes:
- a CDS encoding aminotransferase class I/II-fold pyridoxal phosphate-dependent enzyme, with amino-acid sequence MTSHLEKHHDIATVAIHGGEERGKAHDAVTTPIVCTATYTFSSTDALRDHFEGRIEREEYGRYGNPTVRAAERKLAALDGAEDCALFASGMAALTTTLLAMLKSGEHVVLTADVYRRTRQFVGTFLAKFGIESTLVPPGDLEACKAAIIPGRTKLLVTESPTNPYLRLADIPALAELKKTTGARGLKLLVDSTFATPINQRPIELGADLVVHSCTKYLGGHNDLLAGSVAGSEALISALRDTRGVLGGVLDPHAAYLLLRGIKTLALRVERQNQTALRVARWLEAHPGIERVFYPGLPSHPDAALAGQLRGHGGVISFLVRGDLDTTSRFIDACKLATIAPSLGGVETLIEQPALMSHYELTTEERLKIGIRENLVRLSVGLEDADDLIVDFSRALESVAYTAPASEDERDTIRLPKAKNLSAGAKDEALSHVR; translated from the coding sequence ATGACCTCGCACCTCGAAAAGCACCACGACATCGCCACCGTTGCCATCCACGGCGGCGAAGAGCGTGGGAAGGCGCACGATGCGGTGACCACGCCCATCGTTTGCACGGCGACGTACACCTTTTCCTCGACCGACGCCCTGCGCGACCACTTCGAAGGGCGCATCGAGCGCGAGGAATACGGGCGCTACGGCAACCCGACCGTGCGCGCTGCCGAGCGCAAGCTTGCCGCCCTCGATGGGGCCGAGGACTGTGCGCTCTTCGCCAGCGGCATGGCCGCGCTGACCACGACCTTGCTTGCCATGCTCAAGAGCGGCGAGCACGTGGTGCTCACCGCGGACGTCTACCGCCGCACGCGGCAGTTCGTCGGCACCTTCCTGGCGAAGTTCGGCATCGAGTCCACCTTGGTGCCGCCCGGCGACCTCGAAGCTTGTAAGGCGGCGATCATCCCCGGCAGGACGAAGCTCCTGGTTACCGAGTCGCCGACCAACCCGTACCTGCGCCTCGCCGACATCCCGGCCCTCGCCGAGTTGAAGAAGACCACGGGCGCGCGCGGCCTCAAGCTCCTCGTCGATTCGACCTTCGCCACGCCGATCAACCAGCGCCCCATCGAGCTCGGCGCTGACCTCGTCGTGCACTCGTGCACCAAGTACCTCGGCGGGCACAACGATTTGCTCGCAGGTTCCGTCGCCGGATCGGAAGCCCTGATCAGCGCGCTGCGCGACACGCGCGGTGTGCTCGGCGGCGTCCTCGACCCGCACGCGGCGTACCTGCTCCTGCGCGGCATCAAGACGCTCGCCCTGCGCGTGGAGCGACAGAATCAGACGGCCCTGCGCGTGGCGCGGTGGCTCGAGGCGCATCCCGGCATCGAGCGCGTCTTCTACCCCGGACTCCCCAGCCACCCCGACGCCGCGCTCGCAGGCCAGCTGCGCGGGCACGGCGGCGTCATCAGCTTCCTCGTGCGTGGCGATCTCGATACGACGTCGCGCTTCATCGACGCGTGCAAGCTCGCCACCATTGCCCCGTCGCTCGGCGGCGTGGAGACGCTCATCGAGCAGCCTGCGCTCATGTCGCACTACGAGCTCACCACCGAAGAGCGCCTGAAGATCGGCATCCGCGAAAACCTGGTGCGCCTCTCCGTGGGCCTCGAGGATGCCGACGACCTCATCGTCGACTTCTCGCGCGCGCTCGAAAGCGTCGCGTACACCGCGCCCGCCTCCGAAGACGAACGCGACACCATCCGCTTGCCCAAAGCCAAGAACCTGTCTGCTGGTGCGAAAGACGAGGCCCTTTCCCATGTCCGTTGA
- a CDS encoding DUF4397 domain-containing protein — MRLRRFTFAFPLAALAGFVIAGCPDDKTLLHPEDAPDATTADTGTPDTGTDSGVQNALVRFAHLAVGSNDAIDVCVGKVPTSDGGSEDAGDAGDAGGGDAGAPVFTPIPVLRALQHQGGMKYKDVTKYFEVTPALAQLLPTGDVIIRVVDGTATDCSTAKAGTTDFAAQLPVIEPGSVRTVAAIGPANALGVRVFTDHVTTTDATKADVRVINAALPATGKFDFTVGANPPVTGVDFGATPAANQGYVAYDPFNAQAVSGQPAGATAAAFTVSGVSIAAKSVTTVFAIGTPQAAIPYAGLVCKDSAPAIGDFTDCGQVAPSDGGTDAGDSGTDAGDAGDSGP, encoded by the coding sequence ATGCGCTTACGACGGTTCACGTTTGCTTTCCCACTAGCGGCGCTAGCTGGTTTCGTCATCGCTGGTTGCCCGGATGACAAGACACTGCTGCACCCGGAAGACGCCCCGGATGCCACCACCGCCGACACGGGCACCCCGGACACGGGTACGGATAGCGGCGTGCAGAATGCACTCGTCCGTTTCGCGCACCTCGCCGTGGGCAGCAACGACGCGATCGACGTTTGCGTCGGCAAGGTGCCGACCAGCGACGGCGGCAGCGAAGACGCGGGTGACGCAGGCGATGCGGGCGGCGGAGACGCTGGCGCACCTGTGTTCACGCCGATTCCCGTGCTCAGGGCGCTCCAGCATCAGGGAGGCATGAAGTACAAGGACGTGACGAAGTACTTCGAGGTAACCCCCGCGCTCGCCCAACTCCTTCCGACGGGTGACGTCATCATCCGAGTCGTCGACGGCACCGCAACGGATTGCTCGACCGCCAAAGCGGGCACGACGGATTTTGCCGCCCAACTTCCCGTGATCGAACCTGGTTCGGTGCGCACCGTTGCCGCCATTGGCCCCGCAAACGCGCTTGGCGTCCGAGTGTTCACCGATCATGTGACGACGACCGACGCCACCAAGGCAGACGTACGCGTCATCAACGCTGCGCTTCCTGCGACCGGCAAATTCGACTTCACCGTGGGCGCGAACCCCCCGGTGACGGGAGTCGACTTCGGCGCTACGCCCGCGGCCAACCAAGGGTACGTCGCGTACGACCCCTTCAATGCGCAGGCCGTCAGTGGGCAGCCGGCAGGGGCCACGGCGGCCGCCTTTACTGTCAGCGGTGTCAGCATCGCTGCGAAGTCCGTTACGACAGTGTTCGCCATCGGCACGCCACAGGCTGCGATCCCGTACGCGGGCTTGGTCTGCAAGGACTCGGCGCCTGCGATTGGCGACTTCACCGACTGCGGCCAAGTCGCCCCGAGCGATGGTGGCACCGATGCGGGTGACTCCGGCACGGATGCCGGCGACGCCGGCGACTCCGGTCCCTGA
- a CDS encoding Ig-like domain-containing protein, protein MRKAWFIGVLSAAGIAGACGGSNDDAGSGRPDAGGEGSVITDDLPPVVLSRTPEDGAGQVSVRAPIEVTFSKRVELGATSATLSAGEVAVPVKMELSADGKKLTIAPQSPIVAPTKVTLSLQDIKSTAGVPMENTSWSWSAPRWLGVSNALESTQVVDGLRLAAGPGDRVSVAHVRASKWVVSTIAENGATWTDLGSPSDDPVGALALGKNGVLLGSFEAADNHIVTVKEWGEAGWKNVGDPVGRQGHLFGFLPPPTVITDNAGRPFITYFEGPPEGGGKLLAKALKSGTWPLLGNGPVESGDYGYMLGVALDKAGVLYVASRITGNEQAYVRFLAGDSWKVAGSSLTGDSKGFDSLRIAFDEAGTLFALGRFRIDDRNTRTRVLRYDGNSWSKVGEDLAAGDARSMGYDCLVSMRQHLFALIESKYGLLAFDVTKDASRPIELPLGIAGRSYGACTVDPNGAPVIAAGDGAHVSVQRLNR, encoded by the coding sequence ATGCGCAAAGCTTGGTTCATTGGGGTGTTGAGCGCTGCGGGGATCGCCGGGGCCTGCGGTGGGTCGAACGATGACGCGGGTAGCGGCCGGCCGGATGCAGGTGGGGAGGGCTCGGTCATCACGGATGATCTTCCGCCGGTGGTCCTTTCGCGCACGCCCGAGGATGGCGCCGGGCAGGTCTCGGTCCGCGCGCCCATCGAGGTCACCTTCTCGAAACGGGTCGAGCTGGGCGCGACCTCCGCCACGCTCAGCGCGGGCGAGGTTGCCGTACCAGTGAAGATGGAGCTCTCCGCCGATGGGAAGAAGCTCACCATCGCGCCGCAGTCCCCCATCGTCGCACCGACCAAGGTGACCTTGTCGTTGCAGGACATCAAGAGCACGGCGGGCGTCCCGATGGAGAATACGTCGTGGAGTTGGTCGGCGCCCCGGTGGCTCGGGGTCAGCAATGCCCTGGAGAGCACCCAGGTCGTGGATGGCCTGCGGCTGGCAGCTGGACCAGGTGATCGCGTTAGCGTTGCCCACGTTCGCGCATCCAAATGGGTCGTTAGTACCATCGCCGAAAATGGGGCTACGTGGACGGATCTTGGCTCGCCGAGCGACGATCCTGTTGGCGCTCTTGCCCTAGGGAAGAACGGTGTCCTTCTCGGCAGCTTTGAGGCGGCCGATAACCATATCGTGACGGTCAAGGAGTGGGGCGAAGCCGGTTGGAAGAACGTTGGAGATCCGGTTGGCAGGCAAGGGCATCTCTTTGGTTTTCTGCCTCCTCCCACGGTGATCACGGACAATGCTGGAAGGCCGTTCATCACGTATTTCGAAGGGCCGCCCGAAGGCGGTGGAAAACTCCTAGCCAAGGCCTTGAAGAGCGGTACTTGGCCTCTGCTAGGTAATGGCCCGGTTGAGTCGGGGGACTACGGATACATGCTCGGAGTGGCCCTTGATAAAGCGGGCGTTCTGTATGTTGCGAGCCGCATTACAGGGAACGAGCAAGCCTATGTGCGGTTCTTGGCGGGCGACAGTTGGAAGGTCGCGGGCTCGAGTCTGACGGGAGACAGCAAAGGATTCGATTCGCTGCGCATCGCGTTCGACGAGGCTGGCACTTTGTTTGCGCTGGGAAGGTTTCGCATCGACGACCGCAATACGCGCACGCGCGTGCTCCGTTACGACGGAAACTCTTGGTCGAAAGTGGGGGAGGATCTGGCAGCCGGCGATGCGAGATCGATGGGGTATGACTGCCTCGTCTCAATGCGGCAGCATCTCTTCGCGTTGATCGAATCCAAGTACGGACTCTTGGCGTTCGATGTGACCAAAGATGCCTCGCGTCCGATCGAGTTGCCACTTGGCATAGCCGGTCGATCTTACGGTGCGTGCACCGTGGACCCCAATGGCGCACCGGTCATTGCCGCAGGCGATGGTGCACATGTGAGCGTGCAGCGGCTCAATCGATAG
- a CDS encoding biopolymer transporter ExbD has protein sequence MGRHVHGTKPIHIREPVAANSEINVTPLVDVVLVLLIIFMVVTPLLEKDIAVRVPNAEKVEQPTEVPPDQIIVHVKADGKVDINVRDVEDADYITQLKTRLEPRATADKVVFFVAEDGANYGRLVWAIDSAKIAGAETIGIATDKLDN, from the coding sequence ATGGGTCGCCACGTTCACGGCACCAAGCCGATTCACATTCGCGAGCCGGTGGCTGCGAACAGCGAGATCAACGTCACCCCGCTGGTCGACGTTGTGCTCGTGCTCCTGATCATCTTCATGGTCGTCACCCCGCTGCTCGAAAAAGACATCGCGGTGCGCGTCCCCAACGCGGAGAAGGTGGAGCAACCCACCGAGGTGCCGCCGGATCAGATCATCGTGCACGTGAAGGCCGACGGCAAAGTCGACATCAACGTGCGCGACGTCGAAGACGCCGACTACATCACGCAGTTGAAAACGCGTCTCGAACCCCGCGCCACCGCCGACAAGGTCGTCTTCTTCGTTGCCGAAGATGGCGCCAACTACGGTCGCCTGGTGTGGGCCATCGACAGCGCGAAGATCGCGGGCGCCGAGACCATCGGCATCGCGACCGACAAGCTGGACAACTAG
- a CDS encoding biopolymer transporter ExbD codes for MAFGGGGNKGVKNDINVTPLVDVCLVLLIIFMVITPMLQRGKPVKLPSAHKIDEEKSTDPIVVSMTLQKEMYVESDRVNDADLIEKVKAAIEKEPTRKVLFKADTALTVGDVRPVMNNLKLAGSGGVGLGVEQEKK; via the coding sequence ATGGCATTCGGTGGAGGCGGTAATAAGGGGGTCAAGAACGACATCAACGTTACCCCGTTGGTCGACGTCTGCCTCGTGCTTCTCATCATCTTCATGGTCATCACGCCGATGTTGCAGCGCGGTAAGCCGGTGAAGCTGCCGTCCGCGCACAAGATCGACGAAGAGAAGTCGACGGACCCGATCGTCGTATCGATGACGCTCCAGAAAGAGATGTACGTGGAGAGCGACCGCGTCAACGACGCGGATCTCATCGAGAAGGTCAAAGCTGCCATCGAAAAGGAGCCCACCCGCAAGGTGCTCTTCAAGGCAGACACGGCCCTGACCGTGGGCGACGTGCGTCCCGTCATGAACAACCTGAAGCTCGCCGGTAGCGGAGGCGTTGGTCTCGGCGTGGAGCAGGAGAAGAAGTAA
- a CDS encoding MotA/TolQ/ExbB proton channel family protein: MDFSLYGLWHSMGAFAKGIVITLAIMSLASLLVAGERLIIFSRSRKESLRFAEQLGGVLTSDSLREAAAKAFKGDIGYLGRTIASGLKAFNSGGSSTDEENINLTEESVARALERQTAREVQNLKRGISILATVSSTAPFVGLLGTVMGIVNSFQMMAASGSGGLGTVSAGIAEALVTTAFGLLVAIPAVMLFNYLSTWVDARAVDLAESSNELMDLVARYHRRHLRTAAQAAE; this comes from the coding sequence ATGGATTTTTCACTGTACGGGTTGTGGCACAGCATGGGGGCGTTTGCGAAAGGCATCGTCATCACGCTGGCAATCATGAGTTTGGCTTCGCTCCTGGTGGCGGGAGAGCGTCTCATCATCTTCTCGCGCTCGCGCAAAGAGTCGCTCCGGTTCGCCGAGCAGCTGGGTGGCGTGCTGACCTCGGACAGCCTGAGAGAGGCGGCGGCCAAGGCGTTCAAAGGTGATATCGGCTACCTCGGTCGCACGATTGCGTCGGGGCTCAAGGCCTTCAACTCGGGTGGCAGCTCGACGGACGAAGAGAACATCAACCTCACCGAGGAATCGGTTGCTCGTGCACTCGAGCGCCAGACGGCCCGTGAGGTGCAGAACCTGAAACGAGGCATCAGCATCCTGGCGACCGTTTCGTCCACGGCACCGTTCGTTGGTCTGCTCGGAACCGTCATGGGTATCGTCAACTCCTTCCAGATGATGGCCGCGTCGGGCTCCGGTGGTCTCGGCACCGTGTCGGCCGGTATCGCGGAAGCCCTCGTCACCACGGCCTTCGGACTTCTCGTCGCCATCCCGGCCGTTATGCTCTTCAACTATCTGTCGACCTGGGTTGATGCCCGCGCGGTCGACCTCGCCGAGTCCTCCAACGAGCTGATGGACCTGGTCGCCCGTTACCACCGCCGCCACCTGCGCACGGCTGCCCAAGCCGCGGAGTAG
- a CDS encoding energy transducer TonB — MHVAVLGLAIYISVRAHQQIKKQATEVKFVAPPPPPPPPPVATAVPRTAERPKAKKEFVKKENTIVDSKEAPKEDTSAKSGSGESVEATCGVPGKPACCGGPGEPPCRHCGGAGEPACCGGPGEPACAPVKAAVCGDPGMPPCPPQTTVIPFGPGMAKPSLLAGTEQPTLPREALVAKVEGLILVKCTLTKEGTVEDCKFIKSLPYTEEAILANLKGRKYTPVMFQGQAQAVTYTFTFRIQAQ, encoded by the coding sequence GTGCACGTCGCGGTACTCGGGCTGGCAATTTACATCTCGGTGCGTGCGCACCAGCAGATTAAGAAGCAGGCGACGGAAGTAAAGTTCGTTGCCCCGCCTCCGCCACCCCCGCCGCCCCCCGTGGCGACGGCGGTGCCGCGTACAGCCGAAAGGCCGAAGGCGAAGAAAGAGTTCGTCAAGAAAGAGAACACCATCGTCGACTCCAAGGAGGCGCCGAAGGAAGACACCTCCGCGAAGAGCGGGAGTGGCGAGTCGGTCGAGGCCACGTGCGGTGTTCCGGGCAAGCCGGCCTGCTGCGGTGGTCCTGGTGAGCCTCCGTGCCGTCATTGCGGTGGCGCGGGTGAGCCCGCGTGCTGCGGTGGTCCTGGCGAGCCGGCGTGCGCGCCGGTCAAAGCGGCCGTGTGCGGTGATCCCGGAATGCCTCCGTGCCCGCCGCAGACCACGGTCATCCCGTTCGGACCGGGCATGGCGAAGCCTTCGCTGCTCGCCGGTACGGAGCAGCCCACGCTTCCCCGTGAGGCGTTGGTCGCGAAGGTCGAAGGTCTCATCCTTGTAAAGTGCACCCTCACCAAAGAGGGTACTGTCGAGGACTGCAAGTTCATCAAGTCGCTGCCCTACACCGAGGAAGCCATCTTGGCGAACCTCAAGGGACGCAAGTACACGCCGGTCATGTTCCAGGGGCAGGCCCAGGCCGTCACCTACACGTTCACGTTCCGCATTCAAGCTCAATAG
- a CDS encoding TonB-dependent receptor: MSSTIAMVAPAQAQGSAVLTGKVVDASTKKGVADVVVTVTSPALQGEQIVTTDRTGTYRIPSLAPGVYALHLDKEGFRAYQRDQIQLRADATIRLDADLLPEGLKAEEVVIVAHAPTVDVGSSTTGANINSDFTSRIPVTNPGSRGGAQRSFESVAEATPGAQADTYGTSVNGSTSPENSYIVDGVRTNSAKFGINGSPLSIEFVKEVNVLSGGYMPEYGRSTGGILNVVTKSGSNEYHGSVWANWTPGALEGKRKYPYFLGEAVQTRRSLANIYDIGFDQSGPIIKDKLWYYVGFGISRAIYNLDRSIYASPIWGDGTPNAGKPNYTVEGSEIPGTHSQAQATQTSYQIFGKLDFRVNQNNKLALTFAATPTFSGGGGDYAVNPTTGLVEGATVREFNLNGTYGAQARSYRSGAFDTSLKWTSEFDNKSKILDTTIGWHHELGGRRSADGFQVGSGYGYSAVPQVVYRRSPALHGIEDFERVPGGSCSRIGAAGTNLGLPTCPTQTYTTGGSDLLDEQVFDIVSAKSVLTVLAEAAGHHVIKAGVDFEMLTSWWSRGYSGGVRWREHTSGTRYDAQRGYGYESGPDQPVMLDRLTTRTYALNIGGFVQDSWQLFDKITLNAGVRYDSQFLIGSDNKLLMTLPNQISPRLGVIFDPTQKGRSKLFFNYARFYESVPLDMLDRQTGEGALAQSVDSSKCDPRNPAQANGVCLTDTARKNWPAAGGGGPIGGLPDRKYAGVGGGKVVIDPDISPQSQSEIVAGGEYEIVKNGRFGLSYTRRWMNNVIEDMSNDEGATYFIGNPGKGIASSFPEATRNYDAGTVYFMKNFADQWLAQVSYTLSWLRGNNAGLYDPTTGQLDPNINATFDLKSLLVNQTGDLPGDRRHSFKIFGAKDISVTKDSVLQLGGSVNVRSGGPTNFLGGNLLYGVDTIHILPRGTGDRLPWNGNVGTHVGYNVRFQNGMTLGITMDIFNLLNFQTELSRENRYTNQDVLPIAGGSRADLPNNVKRQDGSAFNPAQVNPNFGNANIYQEPRQFRFGIRGSF; this comes from the coding sequence TTGTCCTCGACGATAGCGATGGTGGCACCCGCGCAGGCTCAGGGCTCGGCGGTTCTCACCGGAAAGGTCGTCGACGCTTCGACCAAAAAAGGGGTCGCGGATGTCGTTGTGACCGTAACCTCGCCCGCTCTGCAGGGTGAGCAGATCGTGACGACGGACAGGACGGGTACCTACCGCATCCCGTCCTTGGCGCCGGGCGTGTACGCGCTGCATCTCGACAAGGAAGGTTTCCGGGCATACCAGCGCGACCAGATTCAGCTGCGCGCGGATGCCACCATCCGTCTCGACGCGGACCTCCTGCCGGAAGGCCTGAAGGCCGAAGAAGTCGTCATCGTGGCTCACGCGCCGACGGTCGACGTCGGGTCGAGCACCACGGGTGCAAATATCAACAGTGACTTCACTTCTCGTATCCCGGTCACCAACCCCGGGTCGCGCGGCGGTGCGCAGCGCTCCTTCGAGTCCGTCGCGGAGGCCACCCCGGGTGCGCAGGCGGATACGTACGGTACGTCGGTCAACGGCAGCACGTCGCCGGAGAACTCGTACATCGTCGACGGCGTTCGAACGAACAGTGCGAAGTTCGGTATCAACGGTTCTCCGCTTTCGATCGAATTCGTGAAGGAAGTCAACGTGCTCTCCGGCGGCTACATGCCGGAGTACGGCCGCTCGACGGGCGGTATCCTCAACGTCGTCACCAAGTCGGGTAGCAACGAGTACCACGGCTCCGTCTGGGCGAACTGGACGCCGGGCGCCCTCGAGGGCAAGCGCAAGTACCCGTACTTCCTCGGGGAGGCCGTGCAAACGCGGCGCAGCCTGGCCAATATCTACGACATCGGCTTCGACCAGAGCGGTCCGATCATCAAGGACAAGCTTTGGTACTACGTGGGGTTCGGCATCTCGCGCGCGATCTACAACTTGGATCGCTCGATTTACGCGAGTCCGATCTGGGGCGACGGTACGCCGAACGCGGGCAAGCCGAACTACACGGTCGAAGGGTCAGAGATCCCCGGTACCCACAGCCAGGCGCAAGCTACGCAGACGTCGTACCAGATCTTCGGAAAGCTCGATTTCCGGGTCAATCAGAACAACAAGCTGGCCCTGACGTTCGCGGCCACGCCGACGTTTTCCGGTGGCGGCGGGGACTACGCGGTCAACCCGACGACGGGGCTCGTCGAAGGCGCGACGGTGCGCGAGTTCAACTTGAACGGCACCTACGGCGCGCAAGCCCGTTCGTACCGCTCCGGCGCGTTCGATACGTCGCTCAAGTGGACGTCGGAGTTCGACAACAAGTCGAAGATCCTCGACACGACCATCGGCTGGCACCACGAGCTCGGTGGGCGGCGCAGCGCGGACGGCTTCCAGGTCGGCAGTGGTTACGGCTACTCCGCCGTTCCGCAGGTCGTCTACCGGCGCAGCCCCGCACTGCATGGCATCGAGGATTTCGAACGGGTTCCCGGCGGGAGTTGCTCGCGCATTGGTGCCGCGGGAACGAACCTTGGCTTGCCCACGTGCCCGACTCAAACCTACACCACGGGTGGTTCGGACCTTCTCGATGAGCAGGTTTTCGACATTGTCTCGGCCAAGAGCGTCCTCACCGTGCTCGCCGAGGCGGCCGGTCACCACGTCATCAAGGCCGGTGTCGACTTCGAGATGCTCACCTCGTGGTGGTCGCGCGGTTACTCCGGCGGTGTGCGCTGGCGCGAGCACACGAGCGGTACCCGCTACGACGCCCAGCGCGGTTACGGCTACGAGTCGGGCCCGGACCAACCCGTGATGCTCGACCGCCTGACCACGCGCACCTACGCGCTCAACATCGGCGGCTTCGTCCAGGACAGCTGGCAGCTCTTCGACAAGATCACCCTGAACGCGGGTGTTCGTTACGACAGCCAGTTCCTCATTGGCAGTGACAACAAGCTGCTCATGACGCTGCCGAACCAAATCTCGCCGCGCCTCGGCGTCATCTTCGATCCCACGCAAAAGGGTCGTTCGAAGCTCTTTTTCAACTACGCACGCTTCTACGAAAGCGTGCCGCTCGACATGCTCGATCGTCAGACGGGTGAGGGCGCCCTCGCGCAGTCAGTCGACTCGTCGAAGTGCGATCCGCGCAATCCCGCCCAAGCGAACGGTGTCTGCTTGACCGATACGGCCCGCAAAAACTGGCCGGCGGCCGGCGGTGGCGGTCCGATTGGAGGACTTCCCGATCGCAAATACGCCGGCGTTGGCGGCGGCAAGGTCGTCATCGATCCGGACATCAGCCCGCAGTCGCAGAGCGAGATCGTCGCCGGTGGCGAGTACGAGATCGTGAAGAACGGCCGCTTCGGTCTGTCGTACACGCGTCGCTGGATGAACAACGTCATCGAGGACATGAGCAACGACGAAGGCGCGACGTACTTCATCGGCAACCCCGGTAAGGGCATCGCCAGCAGCTTCCCCGAGGCGACGCGCAACTACGACGCCGGCACCGTCTACTTCATGAAGAATTTTGCCGACCAGTGGCTCGCCCAAGTGAGCTACACGTTGTCCTGGTTGCGCGGTAACAACGCGGGTCTTTACGATCCGACCACGGGTCAGCTCGACCCGAACATCAATGCCACCTTCGACTTGAAGTCCCTCCTGGTGAACCAGACGGGCGACCTGCCTGGCGACCGTCGCCATAGCTTCAAGATCTTCGGTGCGAAGGACATCTCCGTCACCAAGGACTCGGTCCTCCAACTCGGTGGATCGGTGAACGTCCGCTCAGGCGGCCCGACGAACTTCCTCGGCGGTAACCTCCTCTATGGTGTCGACACGATCCATATCCTGCCGCGAGGCACCGGCGATCGCCTTCCCTGGAACGGGAATGTAGGCACGCACGTCGGTTATAATGTACGGTTCCAAAATGGGATGACCCTGGGCATCACCATGGACATCTTCAACCTCTTGAACTTCCAAACCGAACTGAGTAGGGAGAATCGCTACACCAACCAAGACGTCCTCCCCATCGCGGGTGGAAGTCGTGCTGATTTGCCGAACAACGTCAAACGGCAGGACGGCAGCGCATTCAACCCCGCCCAGGTCAATCCGAATTTCGGGAACGCCAACATTTATCAAGAGCCGCGGCAGTTCCGCTTCGGCATTCGAGGGAGCTTCTGA
- a CDS encoding CAP domain-containing protein: MRRWSIAVFLFSMQSAALVAGCAPAETADSLGETEDDLQIAPMAAADVCTRWRGDRQDRTEGAWSGNVAACNAGDMTAAGRANALKLVNLYRAMAGLPAVAMDATKNARSQKCALMMDANDALNHSPPTSWKCYSQDGKDGAGQSNIATTPAVTAVDLYMSDPGNETTIGHRRWILSNSLGPMGIGSTKDYSCMNVIGGTGKAGKAYAAWPPAGPFPSGALKASFDYELDKTGWSIQSDTIDLSKGKVTITDGTTNKPVTVNVLGANYGSKYAIRIVPNGWKSEKGHTYSVKVSGVSPAIAYDVQILDCD, translated from the coding sequence ATGCGTCGTTGGTCCATCGCAGTATTTCTCTTCTCCATGCAAAGTGCCGCTTTGGTTGCGGGGTGTGCACCAGCGGAGACGGCTGATTCCTTGGGCGAAACGGAGGACGATCTCCAGATCGCACCGATGGCCGCGGCCGACGTATGCACGCGATGGCGAGGCGATCGTCAGGATCGCACCGAGGGGGCGTGGAGTGGCAATGTGGCGGCATGCAATGCGGGAGACATGACGGCAGCGGGCCGAGCCAATGCACTCAAACTGGTAAATCTATATCGCGCCATGGCGGGTTTGCCGGCGGTAGCCATGGATGCCACGAAGAATGCGCGTAGTCAGAAATGCGCACTCATGATGGACGCAAATGATGCGCTCAATCATTCACCGCCGACGTCGTGGAAATGTTATTCGCAAGACGGAAAAGACGGTGCGGGACAGAGCAACATCGCCACCACACCAGCGGTGACCGCCGTGGATCTTTATATGTCCGATCCGGGGAACGAGACCACCATCGGGCATCGCCGATGGATTCTGTCGAATTCCCTCGGCCCGATGGGCATTGGCTCGACCAAAGATTATTCGTGCATGAACGTGATTGGTGGAACCGGAAAGGCCGGAAAAGCGTACGCGGCGTGGCCACCGGCGGGCCCCTTCCCTTCCGGAGCGCTCAAGGCCTCGTTCGACTACGAACTCGACAAGACGGGATGGTCGATTCAAAGCGACACCATCGACCTTTCGAAGGGCAAGGTGACCATCACCGACGGGACGACGAACAAGCCCGTCACCGTGAATGTGCTCGGTGCGAACTATGGGAGCAAATATGCAATTCGCATCGTGCCCAATGGATGGAAATCCGAAAAAGGGCACACCTATTCGGTAAAGGTAAGTGGCGTCTCGCCGGCTATCGCCTACGACGTCCAGATCCTCGACTGCGATTGA